The Candidatus Dadabacteria bacterium genome includes the window CGGGCGCAGGGACCACCGGGGAGGCGGTCGCTCCTCGGCGCGGGAAACGGTCGGAAGGGTGGCCGCAGCCGCGATAGCCAAGAAAATCCTTAATTCCCACGGAGTGACTACCACGGGGTACGTAAAGCAGGTGGGAGACATAGTTGCCGAGGACATTGACTTTGACCGGATCGAGGAAAATCCCGTCCGCTGCCCCGACCCGGAAGCAGCGGAGAGAATGATCGATCTTATAGAATCGGTCAGAAAGGAGGGAGATTCCGTCGGAGGAACAGTCGAGGTAGTGTCCCGGGGGCTTCCCACGGGTCTCGGCGAGCCCGTGTTTAACAAGCTTGACGCGGACCTCGCGCGCTCTCTTATGAGCATAGGGGGGATAAGGGGCTTCGAGATGGGGATGGGTTTCGGGGTCGTCGAGAGGAAAGGTTCGCAGGTAAACGATCTCATGTATAAAAAAGAAGACGGCACCCTAGGCTTCAGGACGAACAACTCGGGCGGCCTTCTGGGCGGAATAACAAGCGGGGCGGACCTAGTCGTGAGAATCGCCATAAAACCCACTTCTTCAATATCCCAGGTTCAGGACACCGTGGATAAAAAGGGAGAAAAAACCCAACTGCGGGTAAAGGGAAGGCATGATCCGTGTCTTTGCCCCAGGGCGGTTCCCATAGCGGAGGCCATGGTCAATCTTGTTCTGGTCGATCACCTGCTGATCTCAAAACTGTCGACTGTCTGATTTAACTGCCATGTCGGAACTATTCAGAATTTACGTAGGAGAGGAAGAGATATACTCGGGACATCTGGCGGACATACCCGATTACTACCGCCGCAACTTGGTCGAAGCGATTTCCGAGTGGGGGGAGTGTCTTAGCAAAAGCGGTTTCAGGGAACTCCTTTATTCCTCTTTACATTGGTATAACCTGAAGACATATTACTGCGGGGATTGCGAAAAGGAATCAGAGAAGGGGGGTGTGTGCGGGGACTGCGACGGAGAATTCTCAGAAGCTTTCGTTCACAAAAGGGACCCGGGCATAGACAAGATAATGATGTGCATCGGTTTGATAGACCGCGTGGAGATGGAGATTCTTTAGTTTTTCAGGCTGTTATGAAGTTTCTCGTTAAAGGACACATATATCCAAAGGCCTGGGAGGTCGCGAAAAGCGTCAAGAAGCTAAGGGAAGAGCGGAAAAAAGTTAACATAGGAAGCGGGACGGTCGGCTACACTGTGTACGAGGTCGATCTCCCTGAGCAGACCGTAAAAACGGGAAACTACCTTACTACTCCCCAGGGAATAAGGCTCTACCACAACTCGGGTGACTATTACGGGATCGGCTACCTGATCTCGGAAATAGACAATGACCCGCTTGTCTCAAAGCATTTTTCCTGACTTTCCAAGGGGTTGCAGTTTAATTTCGAGAGACTAAAATGCCGCAAATTCAAATAACACTTCTTTACTCATGCCTTCTGGCGATATTTCTTATAATCCTGAGCATGAGAGTCATACATCTGAGGGGCAGTCCATTTACCGATTTTCTGCGTAAGAAGGGTGAAACGATTTCGCAGGAAACTCTTAACAGAGCTGTAAGGGGACACGGAAATTTAATCGAATACGCACCGCTGTTTCTGATTCTGATGCTTGTCGCGGAGCTTAATCATCTGTCCTCCGCATATCTGCATTTTGCGGGCGCGGCTTTTCTGGTCGGCAGGCTTATGCATGGAATTCTTTTCAGTTTCATGAGACAGCGGAGCATGTTCATGAGAGTTGGAGGCATGGTACTGAC containing:
- the aroC gene encoding chorismate synthase, translating into MAANSFGRFFRITTWGESHGPALGVVVDGCPAGLEICAEDIQYELDRRRPGQSRITTQRKEADTIEILSGVFDGKTLGTPISMMVRNTDAKSKSYEDIKDVYRPGHADFTYDEKYGRRDHRGGGRSSARETVGRVAAAAIAKKILNSHGVTTTGYVKQVGDIVAEDIDFDRIEENPVRCPDPEAAERMIDLIESVRKEGDSVGGTVEVVSRGLPTGLGEPVFNKLDADLARSLMSIGGIRGFEMGMGFGVVERKGSQVNDLMYKKEDGTLGFRTNNSGGLLGGITSGADLVVRIAIKPTSSISQVQDTVDKKGEKTQLRVKGRHDPCLCPRAVPIAEAMVNLVLVDHLLISKLSTV
- a CDS encoding MAPEG family protein, which translates into the protein MPQIQITLLYSCLLAIFLIILSMRVIHLRGSPFTDFLRKKGETISQETLNRAVRGHGNLIEYAPLFLILMLVAELNHLSSAYLHFAGAAFLVGRLMHGILFSFMRQRSMFMRVGGMVLTFLGYGIVVAINLGSVL